The DNA window CAGGTTTTTTATTTGATCTTTTTACATGAATATTATTTAATTTCTCTATATGCCAATAAAAATTATTTTTACAAAGATCCCCAGTTTTTAAACTTTTGTTTATATTACTGCCTTTGTTTTCTTTTTCAGCATCTAATTGATTACTATATTCATATATAAAATTCCCATCGGAATTATATTTATATATTTTTCTTTTTTTGATGTAAGCTAATCTAGCTCTGTCATAAGTACTAAAAAATTCAGAAGATATGTAATATTCTTTTTTTACACAACTGCCTTCTTTAATTGCTTTTGTAACAGATGATTGAGATATATTTACTTCAATTGCTAATTCTTTTTGAGTATTAAATACTTTTAAAAAATCTCCATTCTTACTATAAAGGAATACTTTATTTTTAGATAAGTTTTTCGTTTTATATTCAGAACTATTTATTTTATCAGCTTTTGAGTAACTTCAAAGAGAGTCTTTGATTTTAACTTTCTTTCTAAGGCCATAACTTATATAAGTATAATCTACTTGTAATGATTTTGCTGCATCTTTTAAAGAATCAAAAGACTCTATAAAATCTCCATTTAAAGAGTATTTATGGACTTTGATTTTTTGGAATTCACCTATATTAATTCCTCCTAGACACATGTTATAGACATCTGGTCTTTCTAAAAATGCCCTGTCTATTATCTCTTCTTCTAAAGAGTACGCTTCAAAATCACTATTAAAAATAGCTACTATTGACCTTTTAAAACAATTAACTCCATGCTTTTTTACAGCAAATTGAAATTTAGTTTTAGCTTTATTATAAGTATGTGGTTGTGTTACATAAATACCACATCCTATATATCCATCAAATTTTTCTGGATTTAGAGTTTTATGAACTCCTATATAAATTTTATTATTTATTGTATTTATTGTACAATACACTATATATTTTCAATTATTTTCCATTTCCATATTTTATGTACGTCTTGCGACTAGTCGTTGAACTTTGATTATAATTTACCAGTAAGAACGAATCTTTATTTTGGATAATTCACAATCCTTAGCTGCTGATTGTCCCGAAGGAGTTTCCAGCAATTAGGAAAATTTTTTCTTCTATATTTATGCCGCTTTCATAAACGTAGAATAAGAGAGCATTACAAGTTTACCCTCTTCATGATATTCTGGCATAATGTTACTCAAGAATCGAGTAGTCATACCAATTTGGCAATAATTTGCATCTAATACAGAAGTAAAATCACTATTGATTAATTGTACTGTATAAATCCAGAAATTGTCTGCTCTACGTTGGGGAGTTGTTTTTACTATACATTGTTGGCGAGAACCATCAATGATAAAAGTATCATATTTTTCATAATACCTTTTTTTAAAGTACATTTCGACATCTGCA is part of the Candidatus Woesearchaeota archaeon genome and encodes:
- a CDS encoding NUMOD1 domain-containing DNA-binding protein; translated protein: MYCTINTINNKIYIGVHKTLNPEKFDGYIGCGIYVTQPHTYNKAKTKFQFAVKKHGVNCFKRSIVAIFNSDFEAYSLEEEIIDRAFLERPDVYNMCLGGINIGEFQKIKVHKYSLNGDFIESFDSLKDAAKSLQVDYTYISYGLRKKVKIKDSL